AAAAGTTCTTTTGTTGCTTCAGCGCCTCTAGCAGTCGAATTTACTTGCGGGCAGAAAGAATCTTTTACTCGCATATTACTTAGTCTAGTCTACTCGATGTAGCAAGGGTATCATTCAATCTCCTCTGGTTAGTGTCTTTCCAGCATTTATAGCTTTGTTAGCGGGTGGTTAGTTAGTGTTTGATTGAGGCCTAAGCTCGTGTAGCAATGCGGGCTCGCTCATTCAATTAATTATCAAGTTGGGTTTGCTTTTCAACAAATAGCTTCAGACTTTAGCTTCTTACTTATTGTGTGTAGTCCCGTTCTTTGCTTATTTATGGTTATTTGTGTAGTCGAGTAGTACGTATCTTACTTTGTTTTTTGTTTGGTGGTGTAGCAAATATAGACTTAAGAGAGTATATATAGAAAGTCTGTCTATCTAGGAGGCATAGTTAGATCGTTTTTCCAATGCATGGTAAGTCCAATGGGCTATTATTTTCTTCTTAAAGAAAGGCAATTACCTAAGTAGAAATAGCACAATCCACTATAAGGGCAATGCGCATTAAATTACGTCGGCTGTCAAGGCTTTTTCCGCTTTTTCACTAAATAGTCCTCCCTTGCTATTATTTCCACTCTATATAGCAGTTTGTCTGTAGTATCCCTACGTAGGCTTCTATCTATGATAGCTGTCCTTGCTTTAGTTGGCAAGCAGGCGGGAAAGCTAACTGGTGAACTTGCTGAACATGCTCAAACTGATCATCATCAAGTTGAACGAGCGGAGTACTTTACACAAGTAGTGGTTTACCAGGAACTCGTATAAGAGCTAGTCATATAAACTAGTAGTAGACGGTTGCTTGGAGGTCTCACAGGTCAACCCGCTTAACTATACTCTTAGGGCAAGCCGCCCTGTGGTAATTAACTCCATAAAATCTATATAAGTCTTGAGGCAATTTGGAAATGTTAGACAAAGATATTAATCAGAGTCAGTCAATTCCCTAGCTATAGTTAATATGAAAAATCCTGGGTAGGTAATTCAAACACGCCCCACCCAATAGGTGAATCTTTCAAAGTGTGGGAAATCTCCCCTTTCTTCAATCCTAGAATCGATGCCTAAGAAAAAGGGTATATCTATGAAAATGCTCAACCCATTCATGCGATTCAATCCTCTGCTCTGATTCTATTAAAAAGGAAACACTCCACTAAGTCGTACACACTCCCCAATAAATCTGGTAATTAATTCGTTCAAATCAATGCTCGGTGCAGTAGGTAATGTAACGTAATCAATCGTAAGCGGCAAAAGAACTCAAACTCAATCCACAATCCCTAACTGAATTGAAAGAAAAGCAGGCTGTTAGGCAAGCCGGCTTTAATAAAGTTGGAAAAAACCCTATGTATAGCTCCAGATAAATGTTTTTTAGACAACATCTAATATGTTCAAAACAAATATTGAATAGAAATTTAGAAAATTAGTGCAGGCCGCCAGGCCCTAACTGAATTGAAATTACTTACCAAGTTCTGTCTTGAGTCCAGCATGTGTTGCGTCGAAGTCAAGGAACGGCCGAACGGGGAACGCCGGATACGATCGTGGTCTCACGGATGACGGATTGGGGATTGATCGACCGGGGAACGCCAGGCCTGGTGAACGCCGGAGCGGCTGCAGGCCTGCAGTGGCGCAGCAGCACGCCGTCACCGCGTCCAGGGCAAGGAAGTCGCGACTCAAAGGGACGCGTCACGCGTGATACGAAACGCTGGCTAAGCGGACTAGTTGCAGCATAATCAAATGGACCGTATGAACCTGAATACATGTACTATACTCATGGGCCCTCCAGCGTCATGGGCCCCTGGCCGTCGCACTTCCTGCACCCCCCATGAGACGGGCCTGCACATGGTCGCCCGTCCTGTCCGGACACATGCCTTTCTAGACCTACCCAACGTACAGGCTCAATAGCACCTCTACGTCTCTTTCACCTCTGGAAATTTCTCCACTTCCCACTCGTGTCGATGTCGTAGCATCACTGTGCATACACCCCGCCCTACTCCGTCCCCGCCTCGCCCCCTTCCCCCACCGCGTGCCTGCCCCCGCAATGCCTTGCCCTTCCCCCACCGCACCGTACCCCATCGCTGGCCACGCCGCGCCCCATCTCCAGCGAGCGGATGGGGCTGGACGACTGCAGCGAGCAGCGGCGGTGCTGGAGAAGCCATGCCAGCAGGAGCGAGCCTAGGCAATGAGTAGGCGCGGGGTAATCGCAGGAGGAGCGATGGGCCGACATCCTACAGCGGAGGTGTGCGCTGGGCCGACATCTCCGTGACCCAAGCTTGCTAGCTACAGTAGTTCGACGCCAGGTAGGCCGTGGCCGTCGGCGACGCTATGTTTCAGTGTTTGgtctgaatgtttcaaaaatatatctgagatgttgcatatgttgcaatgacaatatatgTATGTTGCATGCGtatattttcaagtgtttcatctggatgttgcaaaaatagatatgaatgttgcatatgttgaaaGGATAaaatacgcatgttgcaagcctatgtttcaagtgttttagatatttcaaacgtatgttgtaaatgtttggtatggatgtttcaaaagtagatattggtgttgcacatgttgcaaatgCTTATACATgtatgtgtttcaagtgtttctggaTATttgaaaagtagatcgggtgttgtacATGCTGCAATGGCCCCTGATGGCTGGCAAACGGCGGCCTGTCGTAGGGCTTCGCCTCCTACCTTGCGCCTTCCTCGCACGGcgcgcctctccctctcctctccctcccctcccttcccttccctccatctcTGGTCACAGTTTGAGCTCGACTCACAAGCACGCGGAGTCATGTGGACGTCGACGTCGGGTAGGCGCGGGAGCGGGCTCGGCCGACGAGCGCACGGAGTCGCGGACGTCCGGTAGGTGCAACAGCAAGCGCGTGGTGGGCGGGCGGACGTAGCAGGCACGAGCAGGCGCAGCAGCTTGTGCACGAGACGGGGCAGGCACGGGTGTCCAGACGGGGGCTAGCGTCTGGACGTCCGAGCGCTAGCCATTCCGTTTATTTATCACACTTCATGGGGCACAGCGTCCGCACTTTGTTGCAAATATCTCTTTTGGAAACGGAAAATGATAATTATATCCCCATAAAATGTTTTGCGAATTGCAATTGTTAAATCCTTTTAAGTAGCAATTATATCTTCCGCACTTTAGTCATATGTCTCATGCTTGGGAACCAAGAATGGCGATGGTAGCTAATAACTAGCTACTGTATATAGGAGTAGGTTACTACACAACTGTGGGTTCAAAAAGGGCGAAGCGAATTGCTGAGATAACAAGAAAAAGTTGACCTGATTAGCTGCACGCTAAATGACATACCGACGATCTTCATGTTGATGGCTGGGTAATTCTTTTGAAGTTCAGGAACTGTTTAGTGGTTGTTATCCCTGCGATGGATTGTTTTTCTGTCTGTTACTCTGCGGCGGTCTTTTGTAGTTCTTTCGTTTCTATGTAAGGCGGAAATCGCTATATCCTTGCGCTCTTTTTCTCTCTGTAATACTCTATAACGTTGTATTTCCATTGCTTTCAATGGAAACGGGGTATTCCTCGTGTAAAAAATGTTGCACGCTAAATAGTAAATAGTGATACAGGGATAATTCGCTTCAGCTATAACTGCAGTTGCTGTTGTTGTTTACACTGTAACTTATGAGATGCAGCCACAGGCCGCAGCTACATCAACAGCCGTTAAGGCCTTGTTTGAATATatgcgcatccaaacaaagcCTAAAAATGGCtgcctaagactgtctccaacagaaATAACCCAAACACGATACCCATTCAGTAGTATATGTCACCTACAGTAAAAAGGTCTCGCAACCAAATGCCGCCTTCTCCAACAGACCCAGACCCAACGGAGGGCCACCACGAGCGGCGCGGGCGCGTCCGCATCCGACGCGGGCGAGGCTGCCTCCGCCGGCCACCACGAGTGGCGCGGGCAAGGCGAGGGGAGGGCCGCCTCCGCCGGCCACGGGCGCGGCGCGGGGAGGGCCACCACGAGCGGCGCGGGCGCGTCCGCATCCGACGCGGGCGAGGCTGCCTCCGCCGGCCACCAcgagcggcgcgggcgcggcactGGGAGGGCCTCCACGAGCGGCGCGGGTGATGGAGGCCATGGCTGGCGAGCTCCGGGCGGCCGTCGTATCGCTCGACCTCTTCGGCAAGGCGCACCACCGGGCGCGGCTCTGCCGACCGCGAGCGTCAGCTCCGCCGCGAGCTCCGCTCCGCCGGCCTCCGTCGCACAGGCGCGGCCCCTtccccctccgcctccttcctccctctctctctctgctctcgacctcctctctctctctctccacgcggCGGCGCCTCCGTCTACAGTGGTTTGCGTCGTCGAGAGAGGCGACGCGTTTTTGCGCCTCGACTCGCCGGCGAGGCAAAATGGCGCCTTATTTGCGTCCGCCGTTGGAGCGTGATTTTGAGACGCAAAACACTGTGCACGATGGATTTTGCGATTGCGTTGCCGTTTGCGTgcgttgttggagacagtctaacaggtccaaaatcatttaccggttgaagtttgtttcatgtattaTTCTTTCAGGAGGAAACTATATATAGTCCATTCTCTAAAAAATTAACAATTATCGTCCATGTGAAACTAGAAGAGATCGTGGCTGCAGCCTTGCCAAGACATGCTTGGTAAACAAGTGACGAAGCGAAAGAGCGCCGGATATGCAGATTAGCCGATGTTGACCGCGCCGGGCAGGCCGTGCTcctgggcggcggcggtggcggtggcggtggcaggaATGGGGGTGGCGCAGTCACCGTCGGTCGGCACGTTGGAGCAGCTCCCCGGCGGCGCCTCCACTTGCTCGTGCACGTGCGGCGGCACCATCGGAGACGTGAGCACCGGCGCCATGGCGTCCTGCATCTGGATGACACCGTATCTAGCCAGCTCAGGTGAAAGCAAAGCAGCAGTGGTCGAAGTCGAACTGGACGGTCCTGATCCGTGCCACGTCACCTGGTCGTCGAGTGGGAAGGGCGTGGACGGGATGAGCGCGGAGAGGAGCTCCGCCGACGTGTACGCCTGCTGCCAGTCGTCGCTGGGGCCCTGCTGGTCCACGTGGCACATCGAGGCTATTACCGGGTCCACCCCTCCCACGACCGGGTCCCGCCGCATCGAGTCGAAGATCACCTGATCCCTGTTGGCAAGGAACCACCAGCATGACTTGCATGAGCACAACAATCATGCATGGGCTCGGCCCATATATATAGCTGAGGAATGTATGTGGCCCATCCGATGGAATTTGGGCTACCTGAAGGACAAGATCGGGTCCGGCCCGGCGAAGATCGACGACGTCGGCAGCCCGTCGGCGAACCACGAGGACACGTCGCCGCCGAACGCGTTGACGCTCAGGTCCCCTTGCTGCTCCTCTtcgtgctgcggcggcggcggcggcggcggcaggccgAACACCTGCACTCATGCATGGGTAGATCTTTCTCCATGTTAGTTACGTACTCCACTAATTACTACTCGCTGAACCGAATCAGCAGCAGTAATTACGTGCTCAATCCATGATTATGAATCGATCAAAGACGATGTGAATGTGATCATCAGACTCGATCACGTCACGTACGTGGTGCATGTCGGAGGGCGACGGCTCGAACGGGGCCATGTGGTTGCACAGCAAAAATTTCTGCAGTGAATGCACGCATGTACGGCGGTTAATATAACGGCTGCGAGAAATAATCCGGTCATTTGTTATGTGCTCGTTTACGCTACCTTGATCCAAAATTAACATCAGATTTGTCATCATtaaaaaaacaaagttgtagatctcaaatgatttcaaatgaaatagtcgtcaactacaaagttgtattgGTTTTAGCCATTTCTCCGTTCAAGTTCATTTGAACAATTCAAGAGATTTGAATTTTAAATATGAGAACTTCAAAAATAAGAAAATAgttaaatttctaaaaaaaatcataactaatttattttaaATAGGTAGATTATATTTTTAGAAAAGTTCTGGTACCAATTTCATAGTTTTCTGATTAAGCAATAATTACTTATGAATTTTAGCTTTtacttattattttattattattagaaaATACATATATACTCAAAACCACCTTCGAAACTAGCCAAGGGCCAAAGTTGTCTAATTTTAATAGTTGGATGACTGCGCATTTCTAGTTTTGAAGTTCGAGGGCTAAATCCAAACAACTAACTAATTAACCTTCCGCTCCTCGACGCGGGTGAGGGTGTCCATGAGGAATTTCTCGCACGTCTCAACCTCATTCATCGACGCCAGCACCACCGGATCTGGCTGAAACATCCTAAAAGACAATGTGATGGATTCAAATGGACTAAAAATATGAACTTATATTTAGAAGCTTTAAGAAGATTCTCAAATTATCTTCATGACAAAGGAAAATATACTACTCATTCTTCATGATGAAGTGAAGAAGGTTCTAGCGCTAGATATTTATACTGGTAGAAAATAGATAACTAATTTTTTATAGTAATAATATCCCTCAAAAAACTTGATGCTTTAGGATTTTTTTTAGATAGATTAATGCTGAATCGAAATTACCCATGTAGCCCTATCTATTGAAGGTGAACCATGCTAATTAagaaataaattgctaattaaaAGGGATGTATAGATGCATGCAGACCATAATCTCAAGTTTGTAAGGGCCCAAGCTAGCTCCAATAGCTAAAACATCAAGTTTTTGGACAAAATTTAAAGACTAAAACATCAAGTTTCTAGAATGGAAAGAATATTTTATATGTGATATTTTGGCTAGTTGCCACTAACAGTTATAACACTATGTAGCGCTGTGCCCTCCAACCTTAACATGAAAAACCAAATACATGCTGCAGTATTGATCATGAGTTTAACAATTTTGTTCCACAACCCCTTTTATGGTCACGTGTGTGGCTATGACCATGAATTCTACCATCTATTAGCCCATGTATCTTTTTTTTCAAAGAACCAGCGACAAGAGCATGCCGGATATGTATTAATAGAGAAGAAGTTTTACAAAAAttaattaaaaatataaaaaaataaaaataaaacaaaacccTCACGAAGGAGGCAACAAGAAGATCACCACCACACAAAAGCACAGCACCGGCGAGCCTCATAAGCAACAACCGTCGAACGTCACCTTGCACACCACGGAGAACAAGCGAACAAGCCCATGTATCCAAATACGCTCTAGATAGTTTTAGGAAACTAACTATTTATCAGCTATCAATTAAGTCTACGCTGTTAGTTATAGGCACGGATGGTTTTATCACGGTTTGCAATGTGCTGCATCTTTTGTTTCGAACCAAAGGTGTTGCATCTTTAAACGTGGAAAATGCATGCATTGTAGGGAGTTTGTGTAGAACCTAAGTCGCTCCTCCAAGACTTGCAGCTGGTGTTGGTATGTCCTGATCTCCTGCTGAAGCTCCTGTGCGTGTAAGATTACACacagagagaaagaaaaacaaataatCAGGGATATCCATGTTTTGAGTAAAAAATATGTATATATTGTCTTTTGTCAGAAGATGGTGAGTCGCATGATGAGATAGGTTATTACCTCTACGTTGGAGTTTATTGGCCCTTTACTGTTTCATCAAGGTATTCATCGAATAATACAATGCATCAGAGAGAAACAACAAGCATCAATGAGAAAAAGGAGATTCAAAAAGAATTGAAGTAAATATAAAGGAAGATTATATCATCAacatttgagagagagagagagagagagagagagagagagagagagtgatatACTTGGGTGCAAGTTGTTCGGCTATGTCACCCTCGCATTTGAGTTGTGTAAGCATCTTGATCAGATACTGTATTTGGATACATACATGTGTTAAGATGATAAAAAAAATCAGTTAACGAGCAAAGGTTAATGTTGAATTTGGATATCCAAATACAGTATCTGATACGTCACCTCTCTATTCCGAACGACTCtgcatcacagcaagcaataatcAGAGAACAAAATAGCCATAACAAACTTGTTGTGTTTGCCTTAAGAACATGAGAGAAGGTTCTTTCGCAATACTAATACTAATATAAGAAAGAGGGCCGCATGCAATTGGGATCCGCGCGAGCGAACTGAACGTACCCTCCCCTGTCGTGCTCCGGGAGATTGATGTACCTCGTGATCACGTCCTCGATCCTGCCATATATGTATTTAAGTAAAATTAACAAATGTGATTAAATTTTGCCTGAAATCGTCGACAGGCACACATGCATACTACATGTTACCGAATTCGGCCGGAGCAGGTAAAAGAGAGAATGTAATTAAAGAAAGAAAAGGCGCTCGGCAACCGGACCTGCGCCTGCCGGAGAAGTGGCTGAGGCGATTGGAGGGGGAGAACATGATGAGCGCGATGTCGATGTCGCAGAGGACGGAGAGCTCGTACGCCTTCTTGATGAGGCCATTCCGCCGCTTCGAGAAGGTCACCTGCCGGTTCGTGTTGTTCTCGATCCTCTTGATCTGCAGCTTCACGCGGCCCATAATGCCTGTGCTGACGCTGATGCAATCACTCTAGATTATTGCAGGGGACAGAAGACGAGGGCCGCCGCGCCGGGGATGAAGAGGTAGCCCGCCCGCTTGGGGTCGGTGGTGGCTTTGTAAGGAGGAGAGAATTTGTCGGGATAACCGCGAGCAACAAACGGCGCAAAAGCTACACCTGTATAGACGACTGTAGTGCCGCGCAAGTCACAGGTGTACTGCACTACTGTGTACCTACGTCTCGCTCTGTGTAGATGATAGCAAAAAAAATTTGGTAGCTGTAGTCTCCTGTTGCAAAACTGAATGCGTGTGAAAAGGTCAAAAGGACCGCGTCACGGGTgggcgccatgcatgcatgcattgtgCAAGAGAGACATCGAAGCTTTATCAGAAGGTTAGTCTTGTTAATTTTCTTCATGTGTTTGTCGTGGAAAATGAGGCAGGCAGCATTGTTGTATTTCTGGTTGTATTCTGAATAATGTTGTCTGCTGAATCGTCGTTATGATGATCGCATAAAGAGGTGCTTTAATGTCAAATCACAAAATAATAACCTCTGATCTACCTGTGGTCCGTATCCACGCTGGTATGTGCAATAGATATATGTTATGTATTTGGTTGATTTTACAAACACCAAATCAACATTGGCATTTCGTCAAACACCCTCAGTGCATTGCGTCACCAACAGCATGCCACCAAGCAACAGCTGTCGTCGTCGATGCAGCAGTACCACTCTGACCATGACGAGTTGTTGGTGCTTCTTGCCGTTCTTGCCCTACTAGCTCTCTTCTCACCGGCCGGCGGCCGCCCTTGCATCCGATCCGGTGGAGGAGATCGAGAAGCATGTGCACATCCACGTGTAGGTGCATGAATGGAACATGGCATGAGTTAGACCTCCCCTACACTTGAATTTTTGTGTC
The nucleotide sequence above comes from Miscanthus floridulus cultivar M001 chromosome 18, ASM1932011v1, whole genome shotgun sequence. Encoded proteins:
- the LOC136522198 gene encoding agamous-like MADS-box protein AGL66 isoform X2 translates to MGRVKLQIKRIENNTNRQVTFSKRRNGLIKKAYELSVLCDIDIALIMFSPSNRLSHFSGRRRIEDVITRYINLPEHDRGGVVRNREYLIKMLTQLKCEGDIAEQLAPNKGPINSNVEELQQEIRTYQHQLQVLEERLRMFQPDPVVLASMNEVETCEKFLMDTLTRVEERKKFLLCNHMAPFEPSPSDMHHVFGLPPPPPPPQHEEEQQGDLSVNAFGGDVSSWFADGLPTSSIFAGPDPILSFRDQVIFDSMRRDPVVGGVDPVIASMCHVDQQGPSDDWQQAYTSAELLSALIPSTPFPLDDQMQDAMAPVLTSPMVPPHVHEQVEAPPGSCSNVPTDGDCATPIPATATATAAAQEHGLPGAVNIG
- the LOC136522198 gene encoding uncharacterized protein isoform X1, with product MGRVKLQIKRIENNTNRQVTFSKRRNGLIKKAYELSVLCDIDIALIMFSPSNRLSHFSGRRRIEDVITRYINLPEHDRGGVVRNREYLIKMLTQLKCEGDIAEQLAPNKGPINSNVEELQQEIRTYQHQLQVLEERLRMFQPDPVVLASMNEVETCEKFLMDTLTRVEERKKFLLCNHMAPFEPSPSDMHHVFGLPPPPPPPQHEEEQQGDLSVNAFGGDVSSWFADGLPTSSIFAGPDPILSFRDQVIFDSMRRDPVVGGVDPVIASMCHVDQQGPSDDWQQAYTSAELLSALIPSTPFPLDDQVTWHGSGPSSSTSTTAALLSPELARYGVIQMQDAMAPVLTSPMVPPHVHEQVEAPPGSCSNVPTDGDCATPIPATATATAAAQEHGLPGAVNIG
- the LOC136522198 gene encoding agamous-like MADS-box protein AGL66 isoform X3, whose product is MGRVKLQIKRIENNTNRQVTFSKRRNGLIKKAYELSVLCDIDIALIMFSPSNRLSHFSGRRRIEDVITRYINLPEHDRGGVVRNREYLIKMLTQLKCEGDIAEQLAPNKGPINSNVEELQQEIRTYQHQLQVLEERLRMFQPDPVVLASMNEVETCEKFLMDTLTRVEERKKFLLCNHMAPFEPSPSDMHHVFGLPPPPPPPQHEEEQQGDLSVNAFGGDVSSWFADGLPTSSIFAGPDPILSFRDQVIFDSMRRDPVVGGVDPVIASMCHVDQQGPSDDWQQAYTSAELLSALIPSTPFPLDDQDAMAPVLTSPMVPPHVHEQVEAPPGSCSNVPTDGDCATPIPATATATAAAQEHGLPGAVNIG